A portion of the Cetobacterium ceti genome contains these proteins:
- a CDS encoding sensor domain-containing diguanylate cyclase: MKYNNKNLLQKKIIKRIFQFSFIFLIGILISDFVFSSVSIEKELKKIAIQTSVKNEEAIEEIINKYKSLLEAMAHDPNFTDKKFSMEKRIHNALPYDESMGLEAIGISNSKGDIYLTSENIIKANRLRKYFQNCLNKKKVIISSVISSKVSSKKVYIICVPVLDKRGSISSILCGIINFEEIQNMIETENKVFYSFILNKNFKLLAHSFNKNRIGKNLFDFNEVYFNKNNKNIKNNIKNNSTGSFYSYSPKNLTIYFTTYNHIKNTNWVIFTKININKYLESIVVLFITKIIITCILFVVIIKLLNNQIKKKITPVDEFLTAASNITKSNISNSTELSKVFKYSKLAFEDPITNTLRREIFLIQGEELLKSVDTFLNTLLLFIDLDNLKGINDYLGHEYGDKAILEFSIKIKIFLNKYDFIISRFGGDEFLVLIENLTKNDLEYIRDNINKALTGELVSENKIQRYSASIGGAIYNLKNNYSLNILINYADSALYVSKSKGKNCITYYNF; this comes from the coding sequence ATGAAATATAATAATAAAAATTTGTTACAAAAAAAAATAATAAAAAGAATATTTCAATTTAGTTTTATATTTTTAATTGGAATTTTAATTTCAGATTTTGTTTTTTCAAGTGTTTCTATAGAAAAAGAGTTAAAAAAAATAGCAATTCAAACTAGTGTAAAAAATGAAGAGGCAATAGAAGAAATTATAAACAAATACAAAAGTTTATTAGAAGCAATGGCTCATGATCCAAATTTTACAGATAAAAAATTTTCAATGGAAAAAAGAATACATAATGCATTACCATATGATGAATCAATGGGGTTAGAAGCAATTGGAATTAGTAATTCTAAAGGAGATATTTATTTAACATCTGAAAATATAATAAAAGCAAATAGATTAAGAAAATATTTTCAAAATTGCTTAAATAAAAAGAAAGTAATAATAAGTTCTGTTATTTCAAGTAAAGTAAGTTCAAAAAAAGTTTATATAATCTGTGTGCCAGTTCTAGATAAAAGAGGAAGTATTAGTAGTATTCTGTGTGGAATTATTAATTTTGAAGAAATTCAAAATATGATTGAAACAGAAAATAAAGTTTTTTATTCTTTTATTTTAAATAAAAATTTTAAATTATTAGCTCATAGTTTTAATAAAAATAGGATTGGTAAAAATTTATTTGATTTCAATGAAGTTTATTTTAATAAAAATAATAAAAATATTAAAAATAATATAAAAAATAATTCAACAGGAAGTTTTTATAGTTATTCTCCTAAAAATTTAACTATTTATTTTACGACATATAATCATATAAAAAATACTAATTGGGTTATTTTTACCAAAATTAATATAAATAAATATCTAGAATCGATAGTGGTATTATTTATAACAAAAATTATAATAACATGTATTTTATTTGTGGTAATAATAAAACTTTTAAATAATCAAATAAAAAAGAAAATAACTCCTGTTGATGAATTTTTAACAGCAGCTTCAAATATAACTAAAAGTAATATTAGTAATTCAACAGAATTATCAAAAGTATTTAAATATTCCAAATTAGCTTTTGAAGATCCTATTACGAATACACTAAGAAGAGAGATATTTTTAATTCAAGGAGAAGAACTTTTAAAAAGTGTAGATACATTTTTAAATACCTTATTATTGTTTATAGATTTAGATAATTTAAAAGGAATTAATGACTATTTAGGACATGAGTATGGAGATAAGGCTATATTAGAATTTTCAATAAAAATAAAAATATTTTTAAATAAATATGATTTTATAATTTCTAGATTTGGTGGAGATGAATTTTTAGTATTAATAGAAAATTTAACTAAAAATGATTTAGAATATATAAGGGATAATATTAATAAAGCATTAACAGGAGAATTAGTTAGTGAAAATAAAATCCAAAGATATTCAGCCAGTATAGGGGGAGCAATATACAATTTAAAAAATAATTATTCTTTGAATATTTTAATTAATTATGCTGATTCAGCTTTATACGTATCAAAATCTAAAGGAAAAAATTGTATAACTTATTATAATTTTTAA
- a CDS encoding sulfite exporter TauE/SafE family protein — protein sequence MISIYFFTAIIATTLGSLAGLGGGVIIKPVLDTLNHFDLSSVSILSSCTVFAMALISTFRQMKNGFQVQKQMIVLSIGSILGGVLGKHFFDLFLKLFIDEQIGKGIQALILSVLLIITLLKNKLPKHKISNSYFIFFLGLFLGGIASFLGIGGGPINVAILVIFMSLPTKVAAINSVFIILLSQFSKLSLLIIESKIQTVDIKILLFMVIGGIGGGILGAKLNKILSEEIIEKIFSISVLGIIVLNILNAIKAFT from the coding sequence TTGATAAGTATTTATTTCTTTACAGCAATTATTGCAACAACTTTAGGCTCTTTAGCTGGTCTTGGTGGTGGGGTAATCATTAAACCAGTTTTAGACACATTAAATCACTTTGATTTATCATCAGTTAGTATTTTGTCATCTTGTACAGTATTTGCTATGGCTTTAATTTCTACGTTTAGGCAAATGAAAAATGGATTTCAAGTTCAAAAGCAAATGATAGTATTATCTATTGGTTCAATTTTAGGTGGAGTTTTAGGAAAGCATTTTTTTGATTTATTCTTAAAGTTATTTATAGATGAACAAATTGGAAAGGGAATACAAGCTTTGATACTATCAGTATTGCTTATTATAACTCTTTTAAAGAATAAACTACCGAAACATAAGATTTCGAATTCTTATTTCATATTTTTTTTAGGATTATTTTTGGGAGGAATAGCTTCATTTTTGGGAATTGGAGGAGGACCGATTAATGTAGCTATTTTAGTTATATTTATGTCTTTACCAACAAAAGTAGCTGCAATAAACTCTGTTTTTATAATTCTTTTATCTCAATTCTCAAAACTTTCTTTATTAATTATCGAATCTAAAATTCAAACAGTAGATATAAAAATATTATTATTTATGGTTATAGGAGGAATTGGAGGAGGAATTTTAGGAGCTAAATTGAATAAAATATTATCAGAAGAAATAATAGAAAAGATATTTTCAATTTCAGTTCTTGGAATAATAGTATTAAATATACTAAATGCTATTAAAGCTTTTACATAG
- a CDS encoding PhnA protein: protein MSTKKYKEKLSRVGEFGKDLARRSKSKCELCGASKVKLVIYELPPIPKEPDFNNCIFICEECLNKLNNLNKIKENDLRFLENSIWSETPIIKATSISLLTIIKNKFPWAEDVLYNGYVEKQDLENSEKIIF from the coding sequence ATGAGTACGAAAAAATATAAAGAAAAATTAAGTAGAGTTGGAGAATTTGGAAAAGATTTAGCTAGAAGATCTAAAAGTAAATGTGAACTTTGTGGAGCAAGTAAAGTCAAATTAGTTATTTATGAACTTCCTCCAATTCCCAAAGAACCAGATTTTAATAATTGTATTTTTATCTGCGAAGAATGCTTAAATAAACTAAATAATTTAAATAAAATAAAAGAAAATGATTTACGTTTCCTAGAAAATTCTATTTGGAGTGAAACACCTATAATAAAAGCAACTAGCATTTCTCTTTTAACAATAATTAAAAATAAATTTCCTTGGGCAGAAGATGTTTTATATAATGGTTATGTGGAAAAACAAGACTTAGAAAATTCAGAAAAAATTATTTTTTAG
- a CDS encoding DUF5058 family protein: protein MNKLGHMNYANHYLMWAVALFGVVLVLVQSALIIRKSVVTGKKLGITDENMKKGIKASALASVGPAMGVVGSLLALIVTMGSAVSFVRLSLIGGSNYEAMAANFGAQAMGAELAMDMLPVVFTNALWTMALGLLGALIFVFFFAHKMDKVNGLLTNGRKALLPAIGLGAMLGSFAFFNVGNLMKITTNPEITVSAIVGAILMFGSMAIGNKKNIGWLKEWSLTISMFGGAFVGTFLV from the coding sequence ATGAATAAGTTAGGACATATGAATTATGCCAATCATTATTTAATGTGGGCAGTTGCCCTTTTTGGAGTAGTATTAGTATTAGTGCAATCGGCTTTAATTATTAGGAAGTCAGTTGTTACAGGAAAGAAATTAGGAATAACTGATGAGAATATGAAAAAAGGAATAAAAGCAAGTGCACTAGCTAGTGTGGGACCAGCAATGGGAGTAGTTGGAAGTTTATTAGCTTTAATAGTAACAATGGGATCGGCAGTTTCTTTTGTTAGATTAAGTTTAATAGGTGGTTCAAATTATGAAGCCATGGCAGCCAATTTTGGAGCACAAGCAATGGGAGCAGAGTTAGCAATGGATATGTTACCAGTTGTATTTACAAATGCTTTGTGGACTATGGCTTTAGGACTTTTGGGAGCATTAATTTTCGTATTTTTCTTTGCGCATAAAATGGATAAAGTAAATGGTCTTTTAACAAATGGAAGAAAAGCCTTATTGCCAGCAATTGGCCTTGGAGCTATGTTGGGATCATTTGCTTTTTTTAATGTTGGAAATTTAATGAAGATAACAACGAATCCAGAAATTACAGTTTCAGCTATAGTTGGTGCAATTCTTATGTTTGGAAGTATGGCTATTGGAAATAAAAAAAATATAGGTTGGCTAAAAGAATGGAGTTTAACAATATCGATGTTTGGTGGAGCATTTGTAGGAACATTTTTAGTTTAG
- a CDS encoding M20/M25/M40 family metallo-hydrolase, which yields MNKERMINNFIEMVNIYSPSKKEGEYGNYLIKRLKAYGFEIYLDKNNHLYGGDCPTIFGKLKGNIPGNGITLVAHMDVIDPNENVNIVIENNIIKTDGKTTLGGDDKGGIASILEVIESIIENNYKHEDIYVVFTPGEEIGMAGAKVIDWEKIPKNIKPAKNMLVVDNAGKAGLIAHSAPSKYNFRVEFNGRKAHGGIEPEKGINSIILAGHFLSKIKIGRLDELTTSNIGEIKSDFPTNVVPDLCYLTGEVRGHSEESIQEVLNSYKNILEEIKICHGGDYKFEYICDFPTLKPKDNLKLAKDFKKIYESLGIHSELKVIGGGSDSNIFAKEGYNSIIIGVGMENVHTVEESLDINELEKTTLAILKYIIK from the coding sequence ATGAATAAAGAAAGAATGATTAATAATTTTATAGAGATGGTAAATATATATTCCCCTTCTAAAAAAGAAGGAGAGTATGGAAATTATTTAATAAAAAGATTAAAAGCCTATGGATTTGAAATATATTTAGACAAGAATAATCATTTATATGGAGGAGATTGTCCTACAATTTTTGGAAAGTTAAAGGGAAATATTCCAGGGAATGGAATAACATTGGTAGCGCATATGGATGTGATTGATCCTAATGAAAATGTAAATATTGTAATTGAAAATAATATTATAAAAACAGATGGAAAAACGACTTTAGGTGGAGATGATAAAGGTGGAATAGCTTCTATTTTAGAAGTTATAGAATCAATTATCGAAAATAATTATAAGCATGAAGATATATATGTAGTTTTTACGCCTGGAGAAGAAATAGGAATGGCAGGAGCTAAAGTTATTGATTGGGAAAAAATTCCTAAAAATATAAAACCTGCAAAAAATATGTTAGTTGTAGATAATGCTGGAAAAGCAGGATTAATTGCCCATAGTGCTCCTAGTAAATATAATTTTAGAGTAGAATTTAATGGGAGAAAAGCTCATGGAGGAATTGAACCAGAAAAAGGTATTAATAGTATTATTTTAGCGGGGCATTTTTTAAGTAAAATAAAAATAGGAAGACTAGATGAATTAACAACTTCAAATATAGGAGAAATAAAAAGTGATTTCCCAACAAATGTAGTACCTGACTTATGTTATTTAACTGGGGAAGTTAGAGGTCATTCAGAAGAAAGTATTCAGGAAGTTTTAAATTCATATAAAAATATTCTAGAAGAAATAAAGATTTGTCACGGAGGAGATTATAAATTTGAATATATTTGTGATTTTCCTACATTGAAACCAAAGGATAATTTGAAACTTGCTAAGGATTTTAAAAAGATATATGAATCTTTGGGAATACATAGCGAATTAAAAGTTATAGGTGGAGGATCAGACAGTAATATTTTTGCTAAAGAAGGATATAATTCTATTATAATTGGAGTTGGAATGGAGAATGTTCATACTGTTGAAGAAAGTTTAGACATAAATGAATTAGAAAAAACAACTTTAGCAATATTAAAATATATTATAAAATAA
- a CDS encoding CoA-disulfide reductase has translation MKIVIVGGVAAGMSVAAKAKRLNKDLNITVYEKTDVISWGACGLPYYVGDFYSNSDRMIARPLEKFIESGIDVKINSEVIEINDKEKTVLIKNMKSGEICKDTYDKLVISSGARAILPPIKNIDLKNVFLLKSFDDGISLKEEVLKKENQNIVIIGAGYIGLEVAEAMKHLGKKNIKIIQLSERVLVDSFDKEITDIIEEEIRSTENVSLHLEEMVTEFKGENGKIKEVITNKEKYLADLVVIATGVKPNTEFVEKIGIKTLKNGAIIINNKGETNIKDIYSAGDCATVPHLLSEEPKYIPLATTANKIGRVIGEILGGLDKEFKGTLGSAAVKVFDVEAGRTGLSEKEAQKEEINYGIVFIEDMNQTSYYPGQEKIYIKIIYNKDTKVLLGGQIVGKKGAVLRVDTLATAIYSKMTVDELGMLDLCYAPPFARTWDALNVVGNVAK, from the coding sequence ATGAAAATAGTTATTGTAGGTGGAGTGGCAGCTGGAATGTCTGTTGCTGCAAAAGCAAAAAGATTAAACAAAGATTTAAATATAACTGTTTATGAAAAAACAGATGTAATATCTTGGGGGGCTTGTGGGCTTCCATATTATGTAGGAGATTTTTATAGCAATTCAGATAGAATGATAGCAAGACCACTGGAAAAATTTATTGAAAGTGGTATTGATGTAAAAATAAACAGTGAAGTTATTGAAATAAATGATAAAGAGAAAACAGTTTTAATAAAGAATATGAAGTCAGGAGAAATTTGTAAGGATACTTATGATAAACTTGTTATAAGTTCTGGAGCTAGGGCAATATTACCTCCAATTAAAAATATAGATTTAAAAAATGTATTTTTATTAAAATCTTTTGATGATGGAATCTCTTTAAAAGAGGAGGTATTAAAAAAAGAAAATCAAAATATTGTAATCATAGGAGCTGGATATATTGGTTTAGAAGTTGCAGAAGCTATGAAACATTTAGGAAAGAAAAATATAAAAATAATTCAATTAAGTGAAAGAGTTTTAGTTGATAGTTTTGATAAAGAAATAACTGATATAATCGAAGAAGAAATAAGATCAACAGAAAATGTTTCTCTTCATTTGGAAGAAATGGTAACAGAATTTAAAGGTGAAAATGGAAAAATTAAAGAGGTTATTACAAATAAAGAAAAATATTTAGCTGATTTAGTTGTTATTGCAACTGGAGTTAAACCCAATACAGAATTTGTAGAAAAAATAGGAATAAAAACTTTAAAGAATGGGGCCATTATAATAAATAATAAAGGGGAAACAAATATCAAAGATATTTATTCTGCAGGAGATTGTGCAACAGTGCCTCATTTATTAAGCGAAGAACCTAAGTATATTCCTTTAGCAACAACAGCAAATAAAATAGGAAGAGTAATAGGTGAAATTTTAGGTGGATTAGATAAAGAGTTTAAAGGAACCTTGGGATCAGCAGCTGTAAAAGTTTTTGATGTAGAAGCTGGAAGAACAGGACTTTCAGAAAAAGAAGCACAAAAAGAAGAAATTAATTATGGAATAGTATTTATTGAAGATATGAATCAAACTAGTTATTATCCTGGTCAAGAAAAAATTTATATAAAAATTATTTATAATAAAGATACTAAAGTTTTATTAGGTGGACAGATTGTTGGGAAAAAAGGAGCTGTATTAAGAGTAGATACTTTAGCTACAGCTATTTATTCAAAAATGACAGTAGATGAATTAGGAATGTTAGATTTATGTTATGCTCCTCCTTTTGCAAGAACATGGGATGCTTTAAATGTTGTAGGAAATGTTGCAAAATAA
- a CDS encoding thioredoxin family protein, whose amino-acid sequence MNLKELYLLGQNFESFVGDGSKSERDRIPKNYSRIILSEEEEERIKKIDNKVFFLVSGEIWCPDCQLNMTVLKKICELNNNFDMRIISKGRGEKFLKQLLNLEEFKVPVIIPLNENFEICGEIFQEKPLEIKKINFEENKLNYLKGKYLKDTLNEIIKSIDK is encoded by the coding sequence ATGAATTTAAAAGAATTATATTTATTAGGACAAAATTTTGAAAGTTTTGTAGGAGACGGAAGTAAAAGTGAAAGAGATAGAATTCCTAAAAATTATTCTAGAATTATTCTTTCAGAAGAAGAGGAAGAAAGAATAAAAAAAATAGATAATAAAGTTTTCTTTTTAGTTTCAGGAGAAATTTGGTGTCCCGATTGTCAATTAAATATGACCGTATTAAAGAAAATTTGTGAATTAAATAATAATTTTGATATGAGAATTATCTCCAAAGGTAGAGGAGAAAAATTTTTAAAACAATTATTAAATTTAGAAGAATTTAAAGTACCAGTTATAATTCCTTTAAATGAAAATTTTGAAATATGTGGGGAAATTTTTCAAGAAAAACCTTTAGAAATAAAGAAAATAAATTTTGAGGAAAATAAATTAAACTATTTAAAAGGAAAATATCTAAAGGATACATTAAATGAGATTATAAAATCTATAGATAAATAA
- a CDS encoding YeiH family protein has protein sequence MKNIKNLKYIIPGFLICTLLAYIGIFLSKFVPSLGPAPLAIFLGMFAGNTFATSNIFEKGSKFSEGDLLSYSIVLLGGTLSIHTLFTLGFSGIIFIVLQMIFTISITLYIGKKLGFSDHFKLLMASGNAVCGSSAIGATSPIIKAQDRDKGLSITIVNLTGTILMFLLIPVAKCFFNFQTMETSALLGGILQSVGQVIAGGAMINEHVLEMATLFKLVRIIFLVFVVMWMSKYIHNKNLKEEIKDDGSIAIEKEAYGSKSKIAIPWYIIGFFILCFLHSANLIPQNLSSIFKQISGKFEIIALAGIGMRVKFKELISHGPKASIYGLLIGASQIIIALVLIKTLNFIF, from the coding sequence GTGAAAAATATAAAAAATTTAAAATACATAATACCTGGTTTTTTAATTTGCACTCTATTAGCCTATATTGGAATATTTTTAAGTAAGTTTGTTCCTTCTTTAGGTCCTGCTCCATTAGCAATTTTTTTAGGAATGTTTGCTGGAAATACTTTTGCAACTTCTAATATTTTTGAAAAAGGATCTAAATTTTCTGAAGGAGATTTATTATCATATTCCATCGTTTTATTAGGAGGAACATTAAGTATTCATACTCTTTTCACCCTTGGATTTTCAGGAATAATTTTTATTGTTCTTCAAATGATTTTTACTATTAGTATTACTTTATATATTGGTAAAAAATTAGGATTTTCAGATCATTTTAAATTATTAATGGCCAGCGGAAATGCTGTATGTGGATCATCTGCAATTGGTGCAACATCCCCTATTATTAAAGCTCAAGATAGAGATAAGGGACTTTCTATAACTATTGTCAATTTAACTGGTACTATTTTAATGTTTTTACTTATTCCAGTAGCTAAATGTTTTTTTAATTTTCAAACAATGGAAACTTCTGCTCTTCTTGGTGGAATTCTTCAATCTGTTGGTCAAGTAATTGCAGGAGGAGCTATGATTAATGAGCACGTTCTTGAAATGGCTACTTTATTTAAATTGGTAAGAATTATATTTTTAGTTTTTGTTGTTATGTGGATGTCTAAATATATTCATAATAAAAATTTAAAAGAAGAAATAAAAGATGATGGTTCTATTGCAATAGAAAAAGAAGCTTATGGCTCAAAATCTAAAATTGCAATTCCATGGTATATTATTGGGTTTTTTATTCTTTGTTTTCTTCATTCAGCTAATTTAATTCCACAAAATCTTTCTTCTATTTTTAAACAAATATCTGGGAAATTTGAAATAATTGCTTTAGCTGGAATTGGAATGAGAGTCAAATTTAAAGAATTGATTTCTCATGGACCAAAAGCCTCAATCTATGGACTTCTTATAGGAGCGAGTCAAATTATTATAGCCTTAGTATTAATAAAAACTCTAAATTTCATATTCTAA